Within Vigna unguiculata cultivar IT97K-499-35 chromosome 2, ASM411807v1, whole genome shotgun sequence, the genomic segment AGCAGTTATGATTTGAAGGAGGTATGTGGTTAAATTTGTTGGTTTGCCGTTGATATTCTGTTTTTGTAGTTGCGGTGTCGGAGTTGCTTTGCCTGTTTACTCTACGTTCAAGGCAATAGAGAATAAAGATCAAGATGCTCAACAGAGGTGTCTTTTCTACTGGGCGGGTACGAATTTGCCTAaccttttattttctgttttgatCTCTTATTAGAAACCCCGTATATTAGACTCTAAGATATAGATGGAAATGAGAAACTATACTCTGATACTGCTATGGTGTATCCAGTTCTCTGTTTTTAGGGGAGAACCTACCAGGGTTATTACATTGCCAGTGACTGGAAAGGTTTCGTGAGGTTTCTCGcttaaaaaattacaacataaaaagttaaaaacttgCCACTTGATTCATACAGCAGGATGGACCCTCTCTAGTTTCTACACGTAATTAACATTCTAGTATTACAatcttgtatttttgtttttcttgcttCATGACAATAGAGCAAGTGTGGAGCAATTTCTTGAAAACCCAACATAGCGTGACTATGGAATGTATGTATGCTGgataaattgaaaaacttttGTTTCTAAGGACTTTGACAGAATAGAATCacttttcttttgatatttgtTAGATTGAATTCGTGATTTTCTAGTGTTGTAGCATGTGTATcgcatttaataaatatttatctttggATTTGCATTAAACCATTTAAATTGCAATGTAAGactatttttaactatcaacaatttctttcaaaaaacCTACTAAAATTCAATTTAGATATAGCGATAATAAATTGTTAGGTGAGAGGGATAAGCagctaaataattaaatatacatataaagaTAACAGGAAATAGAGATTTATAGAATTTTATCCCCTCTCcttttttttatgcatatttccTTTCACTGTGTTGCTTGTCATTGGACTTGTGTTATAACTTGTTCCTGGGCATCTTTAGTTATTAATAGAAGATTGTAGGAACCACATATGGACCCAACCTAACGCACTATTGTTTTATCAGAAGGTTAAAATTGAATCCAAAGACTGAGCTGTGATTCTGAGTCAATTAAAACAGCTTCCTACATATGGGCCCTACCCGATGTACTAATTGATATATCAGAAGGGAAGGGGGAAATTAGGTCATAAAACTGAGCTGTGGTTCTTACCCTCAGGTATTACAGCTTCCTACAGCCTACACAGCATATCCTATTCTGGTAGCTGATGACAAGTTACTGATGTTCTAACCTAGAAGTGGGTTTAGGATTGTTGGATTGTACCAAGAATTGTAAGTTTAAACTATAatgaaaaactatatttaaacaTGTACATATGCATACATCTCCATAAAAAGTAACACTGATAAGGAACCTAATAAGACATCAGCGTAACAACAGCTGCCTAATAACTTAGCACACAGAAGTAACagcttgaaaaagaaaagacataAGGCAACAGTTTCCTGTTGGAATGAAGAAGCACATTGGTAGAGTGAAGCACCAACAGCTAATGAAGGGGTAAGGGTTGGTTGTCAGTTATGAAAGAGAGGAGAACAATGGTTAGGAGTTAGTCAATTTTTTAGGCACAAGATatgctgattttttttttttctggcaCTGGACTGGTATGCATGACCCAACTTGCTTAATTCGTCCAAATGGTGTGTATTTTGCACAAAACCCCAATGATCCAATGCCTCTGGACTGCTCCAAATGCGTATGGTCCTGCCTGACATGTGACTTTTGGAAGGAAACAATTTGTTGGATCTAGTTCAAATGAACATAAagcatattatattatattatagtgattttttttctcctttttctttttctttttttatttttttgcagcCTACGGTTCGTTCAGCCTTGTTGAAGTGTTCACAGACAAGCTTATTTCATGGTATAGTTTGATCACTTCATGATCCATCAATTGGATTGTTGTATATACCCCCTTTGATTTTCAGAGTTCTAGCTTTATTGTCTTCTCAGTGTGTGATACACTACCTTCTTGTGACAATATTCTGTTTCctttttttgttattcttttacGGCTGTTAGTGTTATGTGCATCTGGATTATTAGTTATGGCAGACTCATAATGAACTAAATcacttgtaattttaattatttttgcagGTGTCCCATGTACTATCACATGAAGTTTGCATTTCTTGTCTGGCTTCAACTTCCACCCACCAGTGTGAGTTCCATAGAGTTAGATTGACTCTATAATGATGTTTTTGACCCATTTGtaacttttttcctttttaagtgTTCCTATCTTATGTTTCTTGTGCTATTTTTCCCTTCTTAGTTCTCACCCTATTTTTCTTAATCTCCTTTTACTTTTACCATGATTTGGTCATGTATCTCCATATATCTCAAATAAATCTGCAGTTTTTTATAAGCACCGATCGCCacaattgatatattttttattttctgttggTATGCATGTGTGGTTTTGTCGAAGTGAGAGCAGTGTGATTTGGGAAAAACTATATGGGCATTTATTTGGGAGGCAAAAGAAACAACTATGCATAAACTACTGAATTGCATTTGAAGTTGGGCAGAAAAGTTTTGACATGAAACTGCATAAATCTAAATGTAAACCTAATTCTGTAAGCTAGGGGcttgaatttttttacatgtacagtgttcaatttttttaataccctttttaattgttaaattataGTTGCGCATTTAGATGAAGCTCTAATGTCATTTTTAGACAGCATATTTTCAGTTTGCTCTTGCCATATTCTTagtcataaattatttaatagtcTTGGAATTTGTGTACTGTAATTTCTTGGAGGAATTCCCCTTCTAAAGTTATTAGCAATTTTTTTATCCTCCATCTTCgtattttgtatttgtttattgttatttagATCACTCTATTGGCTTGTATAATATGTTTAATGGTTGACAATTTGTGTGTTTAATGCCTctactgttatttttttttttggtgaaaACTACTTTGTTCAAACAGGGAGCAAAGCAATTATATACGAACCACCTGCGCCCCTTCTTGTTGAGGCATCAAGAGCGAGTTGATCAAGTGTTGGGTTTTGCATATTGTGAAATGGTATGTCTAATACATGTCTAATACCTTTTGTTAACGACTGTATTTGACGGTGGAATTTGACTTGTTACACATTCAGATCAAACTGGTCAGTTCATACCATGCAGAGATCAAGCTTGTCAAGAGCATGGTAGTAAAGATTACCGGATCAGGtaaaacaattt encodes:
- the LOC114173922 gene encoding HVA22-like protein k, with the protein product MDLLGSNLTSEVGLRLLLCPLGSNVVIRTACCGVGVALPVYSTFKAIENKDQDAQQRCLFYWAAYGSFSLVEVFTDKLISWCPMYYHMKFAFLVWLQLPPTSGAKQLYTNHLRPFLLRHQERVDQVLGFAYCEMIKLVSSYHAEIKLVKSMVVKITGSAEKLLRGTAESDRSQQHSSAEDPAVPSDTEPDQNHNH